A region of Gammaproteobacteria bacterium DNA encodes the following proteins:
- a CDS encoding DUF11 domain-containing protein yields the protein MSFFSKRTFLSAVTAIFVLAGNAAMAATQTLDWDTLTWPDSSQSQSYVLGNGSVNFSMAGNTAALDGIVTAGTPPIAPGIRNVQEGGFGGAEQSLHFAKDYPPGTTQADYEISIIMDFTHPGGVEDVTFTLFDVDRSNNVNNFWDRVVVTATAVGGGSVDPSSIVLPGLGFNQLNPSSPSNTVEGTASSQPNTGNANATFTFNQRITQVLIQWRYPIEGPDNDPNRKVIALHDITINDPEADVSVSKLVDNNNPQVGQNVVFTLTAANAGPDAASGVEITDALPAGYTFVSAVGDGTYTSGTGLWDIGAIASGGSATIDITATVNATGPYTNTATITGANEIDPDPTNNSDSNTPVIDLLPSASADTNTATEGGADATGDVLANDTLGDGPTTVTAADQGGTPITLGSPFTTANGGTLTLNSDGTYTYTP from the coding sequence ATGTCTTTCTTTAGCAAGCGCACCTTTCTGTCGGCTGTTACGGCCATCTTCGTTCTGGCGGGCAATGCGGCGATGGCCGCCACACAGACACTGGACTGGGATACCTTGACCTGGCCGGATAGCAGCCAGAGTCAGAGCTATGTGCTTGGTAACGGGAGCGTCAATTTCTCGATGGCCGGCAATACCGCTGCGCTGGACGGAATCGTCACTGCGGGTACACCGCCGATCGCCCCCGGCATCCGCAATGTCCAGGAAGGCGGCTTCGGTGGCGCCGAACAGTCGCTGCATTTTGCCAAGGACTATCCGCCAGGCACGACACAGGCCGACTACGAAATCTCCATCATCATGGATTTCACACACCCCGGGGGTGTGGAAGACGTTACCTTCACGCTGTTTGACGTCGACCGCAGTAACAATGTCAACAATTTCTGGGATCGAGTGGTTGTCACTGCGACCGCGGTAGGCGGCGGCAGCGTGGATCCGTCAAGCATTGTCCTGCCGGGCCTCGGCTTTAACCAGCTGAATCCCTCCAGCCCTTCCAATACCGTTGAGGGTACGGCCTCATCACAGCCAAACACGGGAAACGCTAACGCCACTTTCACTTTTAATCAGCGTATTACCCAGGTGCTGATTCAGTGGCGCTACCCCATCGAAGGCCCGGACAACGATCCGAACCGCAAAGTCATCGCATTGCATGACATTACGATCAATGACCCTGAAGCAGACGTATCTGTAAGCAAGCTGGTCGACAACAATAATCCGCAGGTAGGCCAGAACGTTGTGTTTACGCTGACGGCCGCCAACGCGGGTCCTGATGCAGCGTCGGGCGTTGAAATTACCGATGCACTGCCAGCGGGTTACACATTTGTCAGTGCCGTTGGCGATGGCACCTATACGTCAGGCACCGGCCTCTGGGATATCGGCGCAATTGCGAGTGGCGGCAGCGCGACCATTGATATTACGGCCACGGTTAACGCTACTGGCCCGTACACCAACACCGCGACGATAACCGGGGCGAACGAGATCGATCCGGACCCCACCAACAACAGCGACAGCAATACTCCGGTTATTGACCTGCTGCCCAGCGCCAGCGCAGATACCAACACGGCCACCGAAGGCGGTGCTGATGCCACCGGTGATGTACTGGCCAATGACACCCTGGGTGATGGCCCGACCACGGTGACGGCTGCGGATCAGGGCGGTACGCCGATCACGCTGGGCAGTCCGTTTACCACGGCCAACGGTGGCACGCTGACGCTGAATAGCGACGGTACTTACACCTACACGCCGC